Within the Candidatus Rokuibacteriota bacterium genome, the region CGTCTACATCGGCGACACGTACGCGTACACCGAGCGCCAGGTCGCCATCGCGCGCTTCGCCGTGGTCACGTCCGCCGGGCTCGCCTTCTCCGCCTCCATCGGCGGCATGGTCGCTCACTTCATCTCGTGGCGGGCAATGCTCGCGGGCTACGGCCTCCTCGCGCTCGTGCCGGTGTGGCTCATGTTTTCGCTCGGCGCGGGGCGGCCTCCGCGCAGCGCGGGCGCGGGCGAACGCGTCGTACGCTACATGGATTTTCTCACCGAACCGCGGGCGCTCCTCGTCTACGTCCTGATCTTCACCGAGGGCTTCCTCTGCTGGGGCGCCGTCACCTATCTCGGGGCCTTCGCCCACCGCCGCCTCGGCCTCGACCAGCTCCAGATCGGACTCCTGATCGCGCTCTTCGGCGTGGGCACCATGGTGGGAGGCTCGCTGATGGCGCCGTTCCGCCGCAGGCTGTCGGAAAACGCGCTGGCCGGCACGGGCGGCTTCCTCATGTCCGCCGCCTTCTTCGTCTTGATCCCGCGCTGGCCCTGGCCCGCCTTCGCGGCATCCATGCTGATGCTGGGGCTCGGATTCGTGGGCCTGCACTCGACGCTTCAGCTGCGCGGCACCGAGATCAGCTCGACCGCGCGCGGCAAGGCCTTCTCCCTCTTCGCCTTCAACCTCTTCACCGGCATCGCCGTCGGCACGGCGGTGCTGGGCCGGCTCGTGGATGCCGGGCTCGACGACACGATGCTCGCCGTCTCGGGCGTGGGGCTCGCCCTGGTGGGGGCGGCGGCGGCGAGCGTGAGACACCGGAGAGCGAAGTGACGCTCGAGGCGCTCGTGGGCCGCCGTCTCATGTTCGGGCTGCCGGGGCCCGACCTGAGCCAGGATGACGTCCGCCTGTTCCGTGAGACACAGGCGGCAGGCCTCATGCTCTACCGCCGCAACTTCGAGACGGCGGAGCGGCTTCACCGCCTTCTGACAGGCCTCGAGGAAGCGCTCGGCCGCAGGCTGCTGGTCGCCACCGACCATGAGGGCGGGCGCGTCATCATGCTCGGCCGCGCCGTCACCATCTTCCCCGATAACCTGGCCGCGGGCACCGCGGGAGAAGTCAACTTCGTCAACCGCCAAGGGCGCTTCGAAGGCCGCGAGCTGCGCAGGCTCGGCGTGGACGTGAACTTTTCGCCGGTGCTGGACGTGCTGACCGAGCGCTACAGCCCGAACATCGGCATACGCTCCTATGGAAAGGACCCGGCCCTGGTGGCGCGCTACGGCGCCGCGCGCATCCGCGGGCTCCAGTCGGCCGGCGTCTCCGCCTGCGCCAAGCACTTCCCCGGCAAGGGCCACGCGACCAAAGACGCCCACCTGAGCCTGCCCGTCATCGACTCCGACTGGAGCGAGATGCACGCGACGCACGTGCCGCCGTTCCTCGCGGCCGTCGAGGCGGGAGTGGACTGCATCATGACCTCGCACCCGCTTTACCCACGCCTCGACCCCGCGCCGGACACGCCCGCGACCTTCTCGCGGTTGATCGTCGAGGAGTACCTGCGCGGCGAGATCGGCTACCGCGGCGTCATCGTCTCGGACGACCTCGAGATGGGCGCGATCGGCGAGATCTGCGCGGTGGGCGAGGCGACGGTGCGGGCGGCAGCGGCGGGGCACGACCTGCTCCTCGTGTGCCACACGCCCGCGCGCCAGCGCGAAGCCCATGCGGCCCTGCTCGAGGCCTACCGCGCCGGCGTCTTGCCCCTACGGGGACTCGAGGAGAGCGCCGCGCGCCTCGACACGCTCCAGGCCAAACGCTCCGCGCGGTTCGACGGCGGCCCGCCGCGCTCTGAGCGCGACGGCGAGACTCTCGCCAAGGCTCTCGCCACCCGCGCCGTGACGCCGGTGACCCCGCCCAACGCAGCATTCAGCCGCGCCCTCAACGGTCGCGTGGTCGCCGTCTTCCCGCGGTTGTCGTCGCTGGCCGACAGCATCACGATCGAGGACGCGATGCTGGACGAGGCGCGCTTCGTGACTCAGGCGCTCGCGCCGTACGGCATCGAGCCCGTGGTGGAGGTGGTCAGCGTGGAGCCGGGCGAGGCCGAGATCGCGCGCGCCGCCTCGACGGCGCGGGGCGCCGACGCAGCCATTCTCTTCCTCTACGACGCCCATCTCCACCCGTCAAACCGAAAGCTGCTCGACGCGCTGCAGAAGTCGGGGCCCGCGCTTGGCGTGGTGCTGATGCGCGACCCGTGGGACGCGGAGTATCTCGCCCCGGGCGTCGTCGGCATCACGGCCTACGGCTGGCGGCGCTGCCAGCTCGACGCAGCCCTCGCGCGTCTGCTCGCCCCCCCCGGGCGACGGCCGGAGCCTAGCCCGGATTATGTGTGAACACATGCGCCACCCTCACCCCGACCCTCTCCCTCTCCGAGGGAGAGGGAGCCGTGTCGATCCCCTCGCCCCCGGAGGGGGAGAGGGACAGGGTGAGGGGGCGCATAGGACGCGGAACACGCGTGCGTGAATAGAGCAGGCAGGCCTGCGGGCTCCTGAATCGTATCGGCCGCTCAGCCCCTGTAGTTCTCGTTCGGCCGCTTCATCTCGAAGATGTCGTGGATGTGGGAGTACTGGTTCCCGGCCAGGCGGCCGACAGGCTGGAGCCGGTGCATGTCGATGCGGCCGGTCTTCCCGTCGTAGACGTCGTCGCGCACGTGGAAGTAGACGATCTCGCCGAACACCACGCTGTGCGGCCCGCGGCCCACGGAAACGATCTGGGCCACGCGGCACTCCATGCTGATGGGCGCCGTCGCCAGCCGCGGCGCCCGCACCTGGACGCCGGGTGCCATCGTGAGCCCCGCCACCGCGAACTCGTCGACCTCGGGTGCGTACTCGCCCGACGTCACGTTCATGGCCTCGGCGTGGGCGTCGTCGACGACATTGACGACGAAGTCGCCGGTG harbors:
- the nagZ gene encoding beta-N-acetylhexosaminidase; its protein translation is MTLEALVGRRLMFGLPGPDLSQDDVRLFRETQAAGLMLYRRNFETAERLHRLLTGLEEALGRRLLVATDHEGGRVIMLGRAVTIFPDNLAAGTAGEVNFVNRQGRFEGRELRRLGVDVNFSPVLDVLTERYSPNIGIRSYGKDPALVARYGAARIRGLQSAGVSACAKHFPGKGHATKDAHLSLPVIDSDWSEMHATHVPPFLAAVEAGVDCIMTSHPLYPRLDPAPDTPATFSRLIVEEYLRGEIGYRGVIVSDDLEMGAIGEICAVGEATVRAAAAGHDLLLVCHTPARQREAHAALLEAYRAGVLPLRGLEESAARLDTLQAKRSARFDGGPPRSERDGETLAKALATRAVTPVTPPNAAFSRALNGRVVAVFPRLSSLADSITIEDAMLDEARFVTQALAPYGIEPVVEVVSVEPGEAEIARAASTARGADAAILFLYDAHLHPSNRKLLDALQKSGPALGVVLMRDPWDAEYLAPGVVGITAYGWRRCQLDAALARLLAPPGRRPEPSPDYV
- a CDS encoding MFS transporter codes for the protein MTPLVLLFTLAFLVSVDVRILAPVLPSIATSFGATAGATGLAMTTYSLAYGTGQLVYGPLSDRFGRIAVIRTAALGFSACSVLSALSLTTWQFVAARLLAGAFAGAVIPLTIVYIGDTYAYTERQVAIARFAVVTSAGLAFSASIGGMVAHFISWRAMLAGYGLLALVPVWLMFSLGAGRPPRSAGAGERVVRYMDFLTEPRALLVYVLIFTEGFLCWGAVTYLGAFAHRRLGLDQLQIGLLIALFGVGTMVGGSLMAPFRRRLSENALAGTGGFLMSAAFFVLIPRWPWPAFAASMLMLGLGFVGLHSTLQLRGTEISSTARGKAFSLFAFNLFTGIAVGTAVLGRLVDAGLDDTMLAVSGVGLALVGAAAASVRHRRAK
- a CDS encoding flavin reductase family protein; the encoded protein is MELDPRTIGTTASYKLLIGCVVPRPIAWVSTLGADGVPNLAPFSFFMGVCNEPPTIAFSSGRRENGKKDTVRNLEHTGDFVVNVVDDAHAEAMNVTSGEYAPEVDEFAVAGLTMAPGVQVRAPRLATAPISMECRVAQIVSVGRGPHSVVFGEIVYFHVRDDVYDGKTGRIDMHRLQPVGRLAGNQYSHIHDIFEMKRPNENYRG